One genomic window of Glycine max cultivar Williams 82 chromosome 16, Glycine_max_v4.0, whole genome shotgun sequence includes the following:
- the LOC100788012 gene encoding protein DMR6-LIKE OXYGENASE 2 codes for MATTKPLLTDLASTVDRVPSNFIRPIGDRPNLQQLHSSIASIPIIDLQGLGGSNHSQIIQNIAHACQNYGFFQIVNHGIPEEVVSKMVNVSKEFFGLPESERLKNYSDDPTKTTRLSTSFNVKTEKVSNWRDFLRLHCHPLEDYIQEWPGNPPSFREDVAEYSRKMRGLSLKLLEAISESLGLEKDYIDKALGKHGQHMAINYYPPCPEPELTYGLPAHADPNAITILLQNQVPGLQVLHDGKWLTVNPVPNTFIVNIADQIQVISNDRYKSVLHRALVNCEKERMSIPTFYCPSPDALIKPAPQLVDKEHPAQYTNFTYREYYDKFWIRGLSKETCVDMFKAQD; via the exons ATGGCCACCACAAAGCCATTGTTAACCGACTTAGCCTCCACCGTTGATCGTGTTCCCTCTAACTTCATCAGGCCCATTGGTGACCGTCCAAACCTTCAGCAACTTCACTCCTCCATTGCTTCTATTCCCATCATCGACCTTCAAGGCCTTGGTGGCTCCAATCATTCCCAAATCATCCAAAACATTGCACATGCTTGCCAAAATTATGGCTTCTTTCAA aTTGTGAACCATGGGATTCCGGAGGAGGTGGTGAGCAAGATGGTGAATGTGTCAAAAGAGTTCTTTGGTTTGCCGGAGAGTGAGAGGCTGAAGAATTACTCTGATGACCCAACCAAGACCACAAGACTCTCCACCAGTTTCAATGTCAAGACTGAGAAAGTTTCCAACTGGAGAGACTTCTTGAGACTTCACTGCCACCCCCTTGAGGATTACATTCAAGAATGGCCTGGCAACCCTCCATCTTTCAG GGAAGATGTGGCGGAGTATAGTAGAAAGATGAGGGGTTTATCACTGAAGTTGCTTGAGGCAATCTCAGAGAGTTTGGGGTTGGAAAAGGATTATATAGACAAAGCATTGGGGAAACATGGGCAGCACATGGCCATAAACTACTACCCTCCATGTCCTGAGCCAGAGTTAACATATGGTTTGCCAGCTCATGCTGACCCAAATGCAATTACTATTCTGCTCCAAAATCAAGTCCCTGGCTTGCAAGTCCTCCATGATGGCAAGTGGCTAACCGTCAATCCTGTTCCTAACACCTTCATTGTCAATATTGCTGACCAAATTCAG GTGATAAGCAACGATAGGTACAAGAGTGTGCTGCATCGAGCATTGGTGAATTGTGAGAAGGAGAGAATGTCCATTCCAACATTCTATTGCCCTTCACCTGATGCATTGATAAAACCAGCACCACAACTCGTAGACAAGGAACATCCTGCGCAGTACACAAACTTCACATACAGAGAATACTACGACAAGTTCTGGATCAGAGGACTTTCAAAAGAAACATGCGTGGACATGTTCAAGGCTCAAGATTAA
- the LOC100783582 gene encoding transcription factor bHLH57 isoform X2, protein MERLQGPLNSCFFGDPLGVNCLDHVLVDEESLRLEEEEHLLISSLEDNMPFLQMLQSVESPQFFPLKETNFQTLLRLQHKKNPWEGIAYFPRMEAQQVQAALELESCVTHDMSEMQYSPVKSESNELQHPLSVSCFEKKVNYECNQEPQKVSQTCPKSQPTATKERRKRKRTRPSKNKEDVENQRMTHIAVERNRRRQMNDHLSVLRSLMPPSYIQRGDQASIIGGAIDFVKELEQLLQSLEAQKRTRKNEEGGGGGGSSSSSSSTMLCKPPPPPLLLLSSPHGYGMRSSPSDEVNCGDEVKAENKSEAADIKVTLIQTHVNLKIECQRKPGQLLKVIVALEDLRLTILHLNITSSETSVLYSLNLKIEEDCKLCSASDIAETVHQIFSFINGVARDH, encoded by the exons tTCTTTGGAGACCCTTTGGGAGTGAATTGTTTGGACCATGTTCTGGTGGATGAAGAAAGCCTGAGACTAGAAGAGGAAGAACATCTTCTGATATCAAGCTTAGAGGACAACATGCCATTCCTTCAGATGCTTCAGAGTGTGGAATCCCCACAGTTTTTCCCTTTGAAAGAGACAAACTTTCAAACACTTCTGAGGCTGCAGCACAAGAAGAATCCATGGGAGGGAATAGCCTATTTTCCAAGAATGGAAGCACAACAAGTGCAAGCAGCATTGGAGCTAGAGAGTTGTGTGACACATGACATGTCCGAGATGCAGTACTCACCAGTGAAGTCAGAAAGCAATGAGCTCCAACACCCACTTTCAGTTTCATGTTTTGAGAAGAAAGTGAACTATGAGTGCAACCAGGAACCACAGAAAGTTTCACAAACATGCCCCAAATCTCAGCCAACAGCAACAAaggaaaggagaaagagaaagagaacaaGGCCAAGCAAGAACAAGGAAGATGTGGAGAACCAACGCATGACTCACATTGCTGTTGAACGCAACCGGCGACGCCAAATGAATGACCACCTCAGTGTTCTTAGGTCCCTCATGCCACCTTCCTATATTCAAAGG GGTGACCAAGCCTCAATAATTGGGGGAGCAATAGATTTTGTGAAGGAGTTGGAGCAGTTGCTTCAGTCCCTCGAGGCACAAAAAAGGACGAGAAAGAATGAagagggtggtggtggtggtggttcttcttcttcttcctcttccactATGTTGTGTaagcctccaccaccaccattattattattatcatcaccaCATGGCTATGGAATGAGGTCATCACCTAGTGATGAAGTGAACTGTGGAGATGAAGTGAAGGCAGAAAACAAGTCAGAGGCAGCAGACATAAAAGTGACATTGATTCAAACCCATGTGAACTTGAAAATTGAGTGCCAAAGGAAGCCAGGGCAATTGTTAAAGGTCATTGTTGCTTTGGAGGACCTTAGGCTAACCATTCTGCACCTCAACATCACTTCCTCAGAGACTTCTGTCCTTTACTCCCTCAATCTCAAG ATTGAAGAAGATTGTAAGCTATGTTCAGCAAGTGACATTGCAGAAACGGTTCATCAAATATTCAGCTTCATTAATGGTGTAGCTAGAGACCACTAG
- the LOC100790668 gene encoding protein CURVATURE THYLAKOID 1B, chloroplastic yields MASTSSALTISSSSTLHDCKAPRQSPAASPQCVSLPSPLLHSQNCSWKTTAYCRSIARNVMAMATGEAPAEAAPTEVPEIVKTLQETWDKVDDKYAVSSLALVGVVALWGSVGLISAIDRLPLIPGILEIVGIGYTGWFVYKNIVFKPDREALVRKVKETYNEILGSN; encoded by the exons ATGGCCTCAACCTCTTCTGCTCTCACTATATCCTCTTCTTCCACCCTTCATGATTGCAAGGCTCCAAGACAGTCACCAGCTGCTTCACCACAATGTGTGAGCCTTCCCTCTCCCCTTTTGCACTCTCAGAACTGTTCATGGAAGACCACTGCTTATT GTCGCAGTATTGCTCGAAATGTTATGGCAATGGCCACAGGAGAGGCACCAGCTGAAGCTGCCCCGACTGAGGTGCCAGAGATTGTCAAGACTCTTCAAGAAACT TGGGACAAAGTTGATGATAAGTATGCAGTGAGTTCACTGGCCCTGGTTGGTGTGGTTGCATTGTGGGGCTCAGTTGGGTTGATCTCA GCAATTGATAGGCTTCCTTTGATTCCTGGGATTCTTGAGATTGTAGGCATTGGATACACTGGG TGGTTTGTATATAAGAACATAGTTTTCAAGCCAGACAG GGAAGCTTtggtacggaaagtaaaagaaacATACAACGAAATACTGGGGAGCAACTGA
- the LOC100783582 gene encoding transcription factor bHLH57 isoform X3, producing MPFLQMLQSVESPQFFPLKETNFQTLLRLQHKKNPWEGIAYFPRMEAQQVQAALELESCVTHDMSEMQYSPVKSESNELQHPLSVSCFEKKVNYECNQEPQKVSQTCPKSQPTATKERRKRKRTRPSKNKEDVENQRMTHIAVERNRRRQMNDHLSVLRSLMPPSYIQRGDQASIIGGAIDFVKELEQLLQSLEAQKRTRKNEEGGGGGGSSSSSSSTMLCKPPPPPLLLLSSPHGYGMRSSPSDEVNCGDEVKAENKSEAADIKVTLIQTHVNLKIECQRKPGQLLKVIVALEDLRLTILHLNITSSETSVLYSLNLKIEEDCKLCSASDIAETVHQIFSFINGVARDH from the exons ATGCCATTCCTTCAGATGCTTCAGAGTGTGGAATCCCCACAGTTTTTCCCTTTGAAAGAGACAAACTTTCAAACACTTCTGAGGCTGCAGCACAAGAAGAATCCATGGGAGGGAATAGCCTATTTTCCAAGAATGGAAGCACAACAAGTGCAAGCAGCATTGGAGCTAGAGAGTTGTGTGACACATGACATGTCCGAGATGCAGTACTCACCAGTGAAGTCAGAAAGCAATGAGCTCCAACACCCACTTTCAGTTTCATGTTTTGAGAAGAAAGTGAACTATGAGTGCAACCAGGAACCACAGAAAGTTTCACAAACATGCCCCAAATCTCAGCCAACAGCAACAAaggaaaggagaaagagaaagagaacaaGGCCAAGCAAGAACAAGGAAGATGTGGAGAACCAACGCATGACTCACATTGCTGTTGAACGCAACCGGCGACGCCAAATGAATGACCACCTCAGTGTTCTTAGGTCCCTCATGCCACCTTCCTATATTCAAAGG GGTGACCAAGCCTCAATAATTGGGGGAGCAATAGATTTTGTGAAGGAGTTGGAGCAGTTGCTTCAGTCCCTCGAGGCACAAAAAAGGACGAGAAAGAATGAagagggtggtggtggtggtggttcttcttcttcttcctcttccactATGTTGTGTaagcctccaccaccaccattattattattatcatcaccaCATGGCTATGGAATGAGGTCATCACCTAGTGATGAAGTGAACTGTGGAGATGAAGTGAAGGCAGAAAACAAGTCAGAGGCAGCAGACATAAAAGTGACATTGATTCAAACCCATGTGAACTTGAAAATTGAGTGCCAAAGGAAGCCAGGGCAATTGTTAAAGGTCATTGTTGCTTTGGAGGACCTTAGGCTAACCATTCTGCACCTCAACATCACTTCCTCAGAGACTTCTGTCCTTTACTCCCTCAATCTCAAG ATTGAAGAAGATTGTAAGCTATGTTCAGCAAGTGACATTGCAGAAACGGTTCATCAAATATTCAGCTTCATTAATGGTGTAGCTAGAGACCACTAG
- the LOC100783582 gene encoding transcription factor bHLH57 isoform X1, translated as MEPYIPSFFSIKVGGVKFFGDPLGVNCLDHVLVDEESLRLEEEEHLLISSLEDNMPFLQMLQSVESPQFFPLKETNFQTLLRLQHKKNPWEGIAYFPRMEAQQVQAALELESCVTHDMSEMQYSPVKSESNELQHPLSVSCFEKKVNYECNQEPQKVSQTCPKSQPTATKERRKRKRTRPSKNKEDVENQRMTHIAVERNRRRQMNDHLSVLRSLMPPSYIQRGDQASIIGGAIDFVKELEQLLQSLEAQKRTRKNEEGGGGGGSSSSSSSTMLCKPPPPPLLLLSSPHGYGMRSSPSDEVNCGDEVKAENKSEAADIKVTLIQTHVNLKIECQRKPGQLLKVIVALEDLRLTILHLNITSSETSVLYSLNLKIEEDCKLCSASDIAETVHQIFSFINGVARDH; from the exons tTCTTTGGAGACCCTTTGGGAGTGAATTGTTTGGACCATGTTCTGGTGGATGAAGAAAGCCTGAGACTAGAAGAGGAAGAACATCTTCTGATATCAAGCTTAGAGGACAACATGCCATTCCTTCAGATGCTTCAGAGTGTGGAATCCCCACAGTTTTTCCCTTTGAAAGAGACAAACTTTCAAACACTTCTGAGGCTGCAGCACAAGAAGAATCCATGGGAGGGAATAGCCTATTTTCCAAGAATGGAAGCACAACAAGTGCAAGCAGCATTGGAGCTAGAGAGTTGTGTGACACATGACATGTCCGAGATGCAGTACTCACCAGTGAAGTCAGAAAGCAATGAGCTCCAACACCCACTTTCAGTTTCATGTTTTGAGAAGAAAGTGAACTATGAGTGCAACCAGGAACCACAGAAAGTTTCACAAACATGCCCCAAATCTCAGCCAACAGCAACAAaggaaaggagaaagagaaagagaacaaGGCCAAGCAAGAACAAGGAAGATGTGGAGAACCAACGCATGACTCACATTGCTGTTGAACGCAACCGGCGACGCCAAATGAATGACCACCTCAGTGTTCTTAGGTCCCTCATGCCACCTTCCTATATTCAAAGG GGTGACCAAGCCTCAATAATTGGGGGAGCAATAGATTTTGTGAAGGAGTTGGAGCAGTTGCTTCAGTCCCTCGAGGCACAAAAAAGGACGAGAAAGAATGAagagggtggtggtggtggtggttcttcttcttcttcctcttccactATGTTGTGTaagcctccaccaccaccattattattattatcatcaccaCATGGCTATGGAATGAGGTCATCACCTAGTGATGAAGTGAACTGTGGAGATGAAGTGAAGGCAGAAAACAAGTCAGAGGCAGCAGACATAAAAGTGACATTGATTCAAACCCATGTGAACTTGAAAATTGAGTGCCAAAGGAAGCCAGGGCAATTGTTAAAGGTCATTGTTGCTTTGGAGGACCTTAGGCTAACCATTCTGCACCTCAACATCACTTCCTCAGAGACTTCTGTCCTTTACTCCCTCAATCTCAAG ATTGAAGAAGATTGTAAGCTATGTTCAGCAAGTGACATTGCAGAAACGGTTCATCAAATATTCAGCTTCATTAATGGTGTAGCTAGAGACCACTAG